GAGACAAAAATGTCATAATCATAGGAATCGAGTAAATATttagtgatttttttaaaatttaaaattggtaGCTAGCCAActcattagaaaaatattaaaatatcatgatAATGAGTATATAGTGGCGgctaataattaaattattacatattaaagtttaagaataagTTTGAAATCTCCCCTATAATACCTAATTTTAACGATTAGGGTTTATGAAGCTAGCGGCACGATACACGGtgttttaacatttattattttgatttctacGAGTACGTACGAGAAATAgcttaaaaaaacatatggtaaaataaacaaaaacaagattcAAATCGATAGAGACATTTATTGGTAATTGATAAAGTGCTTTCTTCGGTATTAATCATCGGCTAGCACTCACCTCCAAGATTAGGGTCAGTGGGGGCAATTTGTAAAAGTCGGGGCCAATCGAATAtcaaaaatataatcttttaaataaaaaaattgtcccATCAAAATCCCAATCctaatcttaatttaattaatcaacaaaatatttataaatttataatataatctttaatttaataatatatatatatttggaaatgTCTTCCACGTATACATTTTGTGGCTGATAATTTAGcagttttttaattatgaatttccaaaatttatattaaaaaaaaaaaaaagctttttcTGTCTTTCCCGTTTCTTCTTCACTCACAAATTCAACTAAACTTCCCATTACTCATAGAAACACTCTGCGTTTCTTCGAATTCCGCCATGTTCAACGATCAGGCACCAGCGGTAACTTCCAGAGCCAGCCATGGCGGAAACGACGACGATCAAATCCGTGATATTCATGCTCTGACCTCGCCGCAACCACCGCCGGTGACGGCTAATCGGAACCGCCGTGGTGAGGCCTGGGAAACGACGAGTCAGAGATCGACTTCAATGGCCAGCGAAGGCGGCTCCAGTGAGAATTTCACCTCCATGAGTCGAGAGTTTAATGCTCTCGTTATTGCAGGCGCGGAGATAGGCGATGATTATCGCCATGATCGACCGATTAACGAAGCTCCAAATAACTTGAGCCGAATCAGAGAGGAAGAGTATACGCCAGAGGAGGAGATGAATCCGTTAGCGATCGTACCAGACGGACATCCGTTCGATGATCGCTTAGCGCCGTTGGCGATCTCGAGACAAGAGAACAGgagaggcggcggcggcagcgGTACGGCAGCGACTAGAGAGATTTCGTTGCATATGGTGAAGAAGGAGGAAGTGGAGACGAAGATAAGTGCATGGCAGAACGCGAAGATTGCGAAGATTAACAATCGGTTCAAGAGAGAAGATGCGGTGATCAGTGGATGGGAGAGGGAGCAGGTTCAGAAGGCGTCTTCATGGATGAAGAAGATCGAGGTACGTGAATTGAAAATTGCGCTTTCTCTGTGCATGTAACCTGTTTGAAGAAATGCCTCGTATCGTGTTTGTGAATATTACTTCTCCTGTTTGGTCAAAAAGTCGATTTATAACGCTTATTTGCATTAAACATGTCAAATCTTCTTAAATCTCAGTCACTTTTGAACCAAACTTTCCTATGAACTTTTGAATATCTGAGAAAGAACaattctaatttcttctttctgttAATCATTCCATATAAATTTAGATTCATTTTGAAACTTCACACATGAACAAGCTGAAATTAGAGATCATTCCATTGTGGTGAGtaacaaaacagaaaagaaatcTGCATCTTTGTGTATAGCATGGATTGGATTGAAGTGAAAGTTTGAATTTATGCAGAGAAAATTGGAAGAGAAGAGAGCAAAAGCATtagaaaaaatggagaatgaaGTAGCAAAAGCACACAGAAAAGCAGAGGAAAGAAGAGCATCAGCAGAGgcgaagaggggaacaaaagtGGCCAAACTCATTGAGATATCAAACTTGATGAGAGCAGTTGGAAGGCCACCAGCCAAGCGCTCCTTCTTCTAAATTCCTCCCTTTCCATTCCCATAATCCCAATGCTTCTGCAATTGATTAAGGACATGGACAAAGCCCATCTCCTTACAACAGCCATTTCTTACGCCAAAACCAACTTGAAACAGCCTCCTACCGAAAGTGAAGAACAGAAGCAATAGCAGAGGTGCTCAGtatttcatcaaatataagGCAAGAAGGAGCCTGGTTCGCCATTGTGGATGGTACACAAACTTTGTATCTTGTCCTCTCTTATGTACAAATGATACGAACTATTGTTGATGGTAGCTTCGATGCTTAAACAATTTAGTATTGACTAGAAGCTATATGAAAACTTATGAATTCAAAGAGATATGGCTTAAGTAGTGATTGTCATGGCTGCTTATTTTGCGCCATGAGTAGCAGATATCTACCTTTCGATGCTCAAGTGAGTGCCTTCAACCTGTTCATCTTCTTGAAGGGATAGTAGGTTGAGTTCATGTCTATTAgagatatttaatattaaattatagtttgatattttattagaggtaaatatctttttatgtATTATTCTTTCGATTTATTACTCTTTACAtgttcttgtaatttattttattataaatagataagtttCACGCTATTTAGATGTGGTGGATtaacaaatattctcatggtatcagagagCTCTTTCAATTTAACAAcctgatcctttcttttcaatggcttttgaatCCTTTCTTATTCTTCCCCACCACCATTGTTGGCTTTGACGTTGCAGGGGCAGTTTCCATGACTGCCACATGCAGAGCCGAATGATTACTCTTCGACTCCACCCTTATCACCCTTCGCtatactctgtacatacaatCTCACATTTTCCAACACAATCGATTTTCCCTCAACCAACATGTTCAC
The genomic region above belongs to Cucurbita pepo subsp. pepo cultivar mu-cu-16 unplaced genomic scaffold, ASM280686v2 Cp4.1_scaffold000801, whole genome shotgun sequence and contains:
- the LOC111785877 gene encoding remorin 4.1-like isoform X2, with translation MFNDQAPAVTSRASHGGNDDDQIRDIHALTSPQPPPVTANRNRRGEAWETTSQRSTSMASEGGSSENFTSMSREFNALVIAGAEIGDDYRHDRPINEAPNNLSRIREEEYTPEEEMNPLAIVPDGHPFDDRLAPLAISRQENRRGGGGSGTAATREISLHMVKKEEVETKISAWQNAKIAKINNRFKREDAVISGWEREQVQKASSWMKKIEIHFETSHMNKLKLEIIPLW
- the LOC111785877 gene encoding remorin 4.1-like isoform X1, which encodes MFNDQAPAVTSRASHGGNDDDQIRDIHALTSPQPPPVTANRNRRGEAWETTSQRSTSMASEGGSSENFTSMSREFNALVIAGAEIGDDYRHDRPINEAPNNLSRIREEEYTPEEEMNPLAIVPDGHPFDDRLAPLAISRQENRRGGGGSGTAATREISLHMVKKEEVETKISAWQNAKIAKINNRFKREDAVISGWEREQVQKASSWMKKIERKLEEKRAKALEKMENEVAKAHRKAEERRASAEAKRGTKVAKLIEISNLMRAVGRPPAKRSFF